The nucleotide window AGAGTCCCATGGCCGCTGCCGCCTCCGCCCCTGCCTTCGCGCCGCCCGCCGGTGCCGGCACCAGTACCGCCGCCCGCGTGCGCGTTCTGATCGCCGATGATTCGGCGGTGGTCCGCGGCCTCGTGGCCCGATGGATCGGCGAGGCCGGGTTCGAGGTGGTGGCCACGGCCTCCAATGGCCGCATCGCCCTCGAAGCCATGTCGCGCGTCGACCCGGACGTCGTGCTTCTCGACATCGACATGCCGGAACTCGACGGGACGCAGGCCCTGCCTCTGCTTCTCGCCAAGAGCCCGGGCGTGCAGGTCGTGATGATGTCGACCCTGACGACGCGCAACGCCGACATCTCCCTGCGCTGCCTCGCGCTCGGCGCCGTCGATTATCTCGCCAAGCCGGAAAGCAATCGCGGCGTCACCACCTCGGACACGTTCCGTGCCGAACTGATCGAGCGGGTGCGCGTCTTCGGAGCCTCGCGTGCCCGACGCCGTGGACCTTCCCCCGTAGCGCCGCAGGGAGCGGCCTATCACGCACCGGCACCGGTTCAGCGTCCGGCGACGCCGGTGGTCCTGCGTCCGAAAGCCCGCACGGGAATTCCGCCGCGCTGCCTTCTCATCGGCTCCTCCACCGGCGGACCGCGCGCGGTCGGCGAGGTGCTGGAGAAGATCGGCAGCGCGACCCTGCGTCAGTTCCCCGTCCTGATCGTCCAGCACATGCCGCCGGTCTTCACGGCGGTCTTCGCCGAGCATCTCGGCGCGAGGACCGGCTTGCCCGCCGCCGAAGGCAAGGCCGACGAGCGCATCCAGCCCGGCCGGATCTACGTGGCGCCGGGGGGGCGCCATATGGGCCTCCAAGGCAGCCGAAACGATCTCTCGATTCGCCTCGACGACGGACCGGTCGTGAATTTCTGTCGGCCCGCCGTGGATGTGCTGTTCAATGATGCGGCGGCCCTCTACGGCGCGGCGGCGCTCGCGGTGGTCCTGACCGGAATGGGTTCCGACGGAACCAACGGCGCGCGCTCCCTCACCGACGCGGGCGCGGCCGTGCTTGCCCAGGAC belongs to Methylobacterium sp. 77 and includes:
- a CDS encoding chemotaxis response regulator protein-glutamate methylesterase, with translation MAAAASAPAFAPPAGAGTSTAARVRVLIADDSAVVRGLVARWIGEAGFEVVATASNGRIALEAMSRVDPDVVLLDIDMPELDGTQALPLLLAKSPGVQVVMMSTLTTRNADISLRCLALGAVDYLAKPESNRGVTTSDTFRAELIERVRVFGASRARRRGPSPVAPQGAAYHAPAPVQRPATPVVLRPKARTGIPPRCLLIGSSTGGPRAVGEVLEKIGSATLRQFPVLIVQHMPPVFTAVFAEHLGARTGLPAAEGKADERIQPGRIYVAPGGRHMGLQGSRNDLSIRLDDGPVVNFCRPAVDVLFNDAAALYGAAALAVVLTGMGSDGTNGARSLTDAGAAVLAQDEATSTVWGMPGSVAKAGLAQAVLPLGEIGAALRNLLTGHGA